GCCGCGGCGCGCTTTGCCTTCTGTAGTGATCTTTTCGAATTTCATTAGCTAACTTCAGTTTCAAGCTCTGAATATCCGAGTCGAATAACGAGCTTCAATTTGCCTAAATTTAAAGGTCGCTAATTTGACCAAAAACCCCCTTGAAAAGCAATGAAACTGGCGTTTTATTTACAGTTTGTTAGTGATTGTGTCATGATCATGCCATTATTCATTTTAAGATAGCGGCTGAAACACCCATGGCTCGAAAAATTCAATACACCTTTAAAGGTGAAACAAAACTCATCAACTTTGCTTTTGATCGATTTAATGACGCACACGAAGCTGCGGCGGCCGCTGAAGGCATCGACATCACTCGTTTTTTGGCTATGGAACAACAACTACAAATGTCAACGCGCGATAAAAAAGCTTGGCGCAGCTATCGTGATGGGGAATTTCAAAAAATGGGCTTTGGCGACATTAGGTTAGTTAAAGACGAAGAAGGCGCTTAGAGATTAGATCTCAAAAAGTAACGTCTATTGTACTTTTGACGAAGCCACGGCTTCGTCAAAGGCTTTAAATACGACGCACCGGATTTTTGTTACCGACAAATCCTATGTACCTGCTGTCCTGCAAGCACAGGATTTTGTTCCCGACAAATCCTAAGTACCTGCTATCCTGCAAGCACAGGATTTTGTTCCCGACAAATCCTAAGTACCTGCTATCCTGCAGGCACCAAAAACAGATGCCTAATGCGAGCGTCTAACCTACAAAGTAGCGCCTATTTATCAATCATATCTTTCGCGACTTTGCCGTTAGGCATCCGCATATCACCGCGATACAATACATTGGGTCGCTGAGTTTCCCCTGCCGCCAACGCAAGGCCATCTTGCACTATATTGGCTTGGCTTAAATCAACTGGAAAAAAGCCCACTTTAGCAGATTGGTCTCCTATTTCAGTCGCAGATAATTGCGAAAGAACTAATACAGGAGCGGTAGGAAATATTAAATACCAACGTTGACCAGAACGATTGCGCTGTAAGTCATTGCGTGAGATCGTTTGTAAGTTTTTACCTGTCCGTTTAGCTAAATATTGTCGGTTGGCTTGACTAAGAAAGTAAGTCGCCAGATTACCCACTTCCGCCACTGGTTTATCAAAAACCGTTTGGCGTAAAATAATATCGCCGGTAATAGTCAAATTATTAATCCGCCCTCGAGTTAAATCTCGACACCTTGTTTTACAAGCAAAAGAACCTTTGCCAATAAGCAACGCTGTACCGCTGTCTATCGCTTCAATATTTTCGACATGAATATTTTTCATTATTTTGCTGTGTGCTTTTAGCCAAATGCCCGTAAAGCCATTAGTCACTTTAACGTTTTTAATACTAATGTTATTCATAGATGAATAATACGGCCCAGCACGGTTGTTATTATCCTTGTTCGTACCATTACCGGCTTCTAAACGTACCGCAATGCCATTAAATGATTCGATATTTTCTATCTCAACCCAATCACCGCCATAAACTTGAACCGTACCGTAGCCTGTATGCACAGTGTGCGCTTTAACGTTTTTAATTGAGCCTTTTATTGGTGTTCGACCGTACGTCGGGTTACGCACAATAGCAAACATATCAGGAATAACATTACCAACATCATCAACAAATTGACCTTGGTCATTAGTGGCTAACGCGACGTTGGCCGAGTTCATGGGTTTATTTTTACTAATGACAGGCGTTTCACCTTGTTTAGTAATAACACTTTTCGGGTTTGGCTGATAACGCGCCTGCAAATAAACAGGCTTTTTGCCAAACCGATACGCGTAAGCACCATCTTTATAATCGCGATCAGATGTTAATTGCACTGAAACAGATTCGGTGTGGTTATCCAAAATGGTTACATTCGATACCGCAAAATTTTCCACAAAGTAGTAACCAAATGGAATGGCTCTGGTTATGTTCACTTTACCATTACCAAAACCACCATTCATTTTCCCATAGTTCAATGGCATATTGGTGCGGGCGTCAACCGTAAAATTACGAGCTGGATCGGTAGAGCGGATCTCTACATTCTTGACCCGTTGTTTAATTAGTTTATTAGTATTCATGCTGCGCCCAAACGAGAATAAAAACGCTTTGTTAGGACGATACCCCGCTTTACCTGTTGGATGGGAATTTTCTTTAATACCACGCATTTCCAACACAACCTCAGGTTCGATTTCAAGGCGCACATTCGAAGGCACTGGAACATGGGCTAAGCTAAAACGATTATTGTTGCCATTTGGTGCAACCCGTAACCGTACTACACCGCCATTTTGCTCTTTAGAAGCTTGCTGCAATGCCTGTATTAAGCGTTTAGTGTCATTAACTTCAGCATTAAAAAGCTCAGTTGCAAATAACTCGGTTGGCGAGTCATCAAACACTTTGTTCTCGAAATAGCCTACATATTGGCCGGTATTGGCAGATAAGTCCGTATCGGTACCTGTTGACCATAAAGGCTTATTGCTGGCATAAAGCTGCTCAGCAACGGTTGGAATATCGCTATTCGTATTCGCTACCTTGACCTTGTTGCTTAAAATTTGGTTTTGCTTATTACCGTCACCCTTGGCAGCACCAGTACTCGTGCAGGCTGTGGTTAATAAAAGACTTAGGGCAGCGCAAGACAAAATGTAGCGATACACCTTGGCGCGATTCAATTTCAATTGACTTGTCATGACTAAGTGTCACCTCTAACGATTAATAAATGCGATTGACTTAGTTTTTGCTGTGTTTAGGTTGCTTTGCCGACAACGCTTCAACCTTAAGTCTATCCTGTAATGTTAATCGTGAGTAACAATAAAGTGATAATTATTGTAAAGGTAGGATGTTTTAGCTATTAATGATAGTTTGAGTTATCAAGCACTGCGCTCAAACCTAGTGAGAGCTAGCGGTGATTTAAGCCCTGTGGGCGGCGACTTTACAACTATGCAGACACTTTGTTGATGCTCTTCATTTACAGGAGGGGTATACATTAACCATAGCGTATTTCCCCATATCCGACGCATTCCAAGCCTTGTTAGGGTCGACACTGTCTGTATAAATACCTCGGATACTACCCGCCATACCCGGTGCAACTTATCGCCCCTTGTAATGGTTCATTTTAAGGTGTCAAATTAGCAAACTTAACAATTTGTTACTGGTTTACAGTCGACAGGAAGCCTAAAATTTAGCTATCGCTAAACGACAATATAAAATATGCAAGAAACGCTAATAGAATGGCCTATCTTTGTGCGCGCCGTTATCCCCTTCACCGCTGCCCACCTTTTTTTGATGGTACTCATTTATTTTACGCTAGTTAGGCGATATATCGGTGAGGCTTACATTTACTTAGCAATTTTTCTCGGCAGCTTTGCCTTGTTTTTGTGTGGCCCGTTAGTCAATGTATTACCTTTTACTGAGCTAAAACCTTGGTATAGCCTATTCAGAAACCTATTACTGTTTTCCATTGGTATCCCGACGCTAGTGAATGGCTTGTTTATTTTAGCCCAACGAAAACTGCCACTTGCATTAAGCTTGTTACCGTATGCCATAGGTTTGGGTTGGTCTATCTTCTTTGCTCTAACCAGCTTTCGTTACGCCGCATTAGGCTTACCAGCATTACAAGGCATGAATATTACCGATGCTTGGGCTGGGCAAATTGCCACCATTGCATTAATCCTAATTGCACCTTGTATCTATTTATTAACCACTAAACCAAGTAAAAAAGTCGCCATGTACATATATGGCGTACTTAGTTTCTGTACCTTTATGATTATTGGCAACGCTTCGCGTGCGTGGGAAGTTTATTATGCAGGTAGCAGTTTGACCGCTATTATTTGGGGCTGGGTGGTAGTCAAAGACATCCAACGCACAAGTCGTAAAGCGGAACAACATCATCAACATGAAAAAGCCCTAGCGAAAGCGCAATTTGCTACGGCTTCTAAACAAGCCTTCAGTGAATTTTATCCCGCCGAGCTAGACGTTAAATACCCATTTAAGGAACGAGAAGAGCTCATTGAAGTCGTTAAAACAGCCAGTCATGGGTTAGTTGAACAATATGCTAAAACACTGACTATTGCCCTACAACAATACACTAATGACAACTTAGCCACATTTAAACTACGGACTCGTGAGTTAATGTTTATGCTGTACGACGTGACTATTTTTGCTAGCGGCGAATCGCAACCACTTATCCGACGCCTTGAATCTGTTGGTCAAGAAATTGAGCAATGCCAAGATTTAGAGCAAATCCAAGAAAACGTAATCGGCGAATGCCTGTACTTAGTTAGTGTCATTGCCGCCCAACCGACAAGATCGACAGACAGCAACGATTTAGTCGATTCGATAAAAAGTTTTGTCTTAAATAACTATTATAAAGAGTTTTCTAATCATGATATTGCCAAAGCGATTGGCACTAGCCAGTCGCACATGATGAAAGTCTTTAAGCAAGTAACAGGCACTACCATTAATCAATTCTTAGTCGAGATCCGTATTGAAAAAGCCAAACAACGCTTGTTGTCTCAGAACGTCACAGACACCGCACTGGACGTAGGTTTTAACAACTCAACCTATTTTGCCACCGTTTTCAAAAAGCACACCGGCTTGTCGCCTAAGCAATACCAGAAACTAGCCAAGCAGCAAGGCTAATTAATTCATCTCGTTACTGCTAAATAACGATCTGACTGACTACAAAAACATTCACCTTGCTGCGTAAGTATTTGCCTACAAATGAAAAAGCCCGCGTATTGCGGACTTTTTTCTAACTTAAGTTTGTTAACAAAAAATCAATTATCTGAATATCAATTTACTTAATATCTATAGTGATTTTTTGCTCGGCTAAGCCTTTAGCACTGGCCGTGATCGTAACTGGTCCAGCTTGTTTAGTTGACTGAATTATCGCTAACGCTCGCCCTTGGTCTGTATCTAAACTATTGGCTTGAAAGTCTTGGATATTATCCGGCGCACCATTATCTACACCCAATAATTTTGCAGGGCCTTCAATAGTAAAGGTAACGTGAGTGTCGGCCACTTTAACCGCATTACCGCGCTTATCACGCAACTGTACCACAAGATGAGCCACATCATAGGCATCGGCTTTTAACTCAGTTTTATCTGTAGTAAAAGTGAATGCCACGGGTTTTGTGGTAGTCGCCAAGTGTACTTCTTGCTCTTGGCCTTTAAGCCCTGCTTTAGCAGTTAATGTTCCGGCCTCAAAAGGCACAACCCAACGCATAATTCGGTTGCCGCTTTCTGACA
This genomic window from Saccharobesus litoralis contains:
- a CDS encoding DUF2960 family protein, which translates into the protein MARKIQYTFKGETKLINFAFDRFNDAHEAAAAAEGIDITRFLAMEQQLQMSTRDKKAWRSYRDGEFQKMGFGDIRLVKDEEGA
- a CDS encoding helix-turn-helix transcriptional regulator, producing MQETLIEWPIFVRAVIPFTAAHLFLMVLIYFTLVRRYIGEAYIYLAIFLGSFALFLCGPLVNVLPFTELKPWYSLFRNLLLFSIGIPTLVNGLFILAQRKLPLALSLLPYAIGLGWSIFFALTSFRYAALGLPALQGMNITDAWAGQIATIALILIAPCIYLLTTKPSKKVAMYIYGVLSFCTFMIIGNASRAWEVYYAGSSLTAIIWGWVVVKDIQRTSRKAEQHHQHEKALAKAQFATASKQAFSEFYPAELDVKYPFKEREELIEVVKTASHGLVEQYAKTLTIALQQYTNDNLATFKLRTRELMFMLYDVTIFASGESQPLIRRLESVGQEIEQCQDLEQIQENVIGECLYLVSVIAAQPTRSTDSNDLVDSIKSFVLNNYYKEFSNHDIAKAIGTSQSHMMKVFKQVTGTTINQFLVEIRIEKAKQRLLSQNVTDTALDVGFNNSTYFATVFKKHTGLSPKQYQKLAKQQG